TTATCGGTTTAATTCCGATTGGTCAGGTTATTTTGTAGCAGAATCTGTGATTGAGGGATGGAATTCTTTATTTGATACCGTTCCCATGATTCAAGACACCTATTTACAAGAAACTTTAGGAGGACGTTATCGAGATAATAAAACCTATGCCGTTGATGATATTTACACCGCCGGACATGAAGAATGTCATGTGAGATTACTGGAAAAATTACAGGCGAGATCCTATATTATTGTTCCGATTTTGCAAGGACAATTTCTCTGGGGTTTACTCGCTGTTTATCAAAATTCCTATCCCCGTCATTGGCAAGATGAAGAAATTAAATTATTAGCTCAAATTGGCACTCAATTTGGAATTGCTTTATTACAAGCTGAACTTTATGCTCAAACCCAAAAAAGAGCAGAAGAACTCGCGCAAGATTTACGACAAACCCAAACTCAATTGGTTCAAAGTGAAAAAATGTCAAGTTTGGGACAGTTAGTGGCTGGAGTTGCTCATGAAATTAATAACCCCGTTAACTTTATTTATGGAAATTTGAGTTATGTCACGGACTACACGAGAGATTTATTAGATTTAGTTCAATTATATCAAGAAAAATCCCTAAATGCTGAACCCGAAATAGAAGAAAAAATTGAGGAAATTGAATTTGATTTTATTCGGGAAGATTTACCGAAAATATTATCTTCAATGAAAGTCGGAGCCGACCGGATTCGTCAATTAGTATTATCCTTAAGAAACTTCTCCCGCTTAGATGAATCTGAGGTTAAACCCGTTGATATTCATGAAGGGATTGATAGCACCCTATTAATTCTCCAACATCGCTTAAAATCTAAACCGGAGCGTCCTCCGATTGAAATTATTAAAAAATACGGGAAATTACCTAAAGTCGAGTGCTATGCGGCTCAACTCAATCAAGTTTTTATGAATATTATTAGTAATGCCATTGATGAGTTAGAATCACTGAGTAAGGAATGTTCTGAAACCCAATATTTAATGATCCAAATTCAAACCGAGTGGCTTTCAAGTACCACAGAACATCCCCTAGAACGGGTCAGAATTGCGATTCAAGATAATGGTCATGGTATCCCTGAACACGTCAGAAAACATATTTTTGATCCGTTTTTTACAACGAAACCTGCGGGGAAAGGAACGGGTTTAGGATTATCCATTAGTTATCAAATTGTTGTGGAAAAACATAAAGGGATGATTGAATGTCAAGCCTTACCAGACCAGGGAACAGAATTTATCGTAGAGATTCCAGTTCATCAACAGGGATAAACAGTTTCCTCGTTAAAGCATAAAAGCGTTCTGTTCTTGGGTATTCCATCGACCTTTAAATCGTTCTGTAATTAAGGGTTTTACCCGAAATTTAGGTGATTTTCCCGCTAAAACATCAATGCGTAAACCTGAATAGGGACGGCGTTTTTCTCGACCTAAACCTGTGCGACCCACAAATAATAACGATTCCGCAATTGAGCGCGATTTTACACCTGTTTCGGTTTCAAAAAACTCCATTAATTGATTTCCTTCGGGGCGTTGTCGGCGTAAACTATAGCCACTTCCACCACAAATTAACCAATGAATATAGGAATCTGCAAAGCCTGTATTTCCGGTATATAAATGTTCTAAACAATGAGCATGACCATTCAAAACTAAATCTACAATTGGGCGATTTTCTGTAAGGTTGCCAATGGTATTAGACACTTCATTTAAAACATAACGCAAGTTATTTCGCACAGCAATAGTTTGAGCTTGATTCCATTTTGTGGCTTCTGTAACATAAGGAGGATGATGGAAATACAGCACTCGTCCTCGCACTTCTGAAGTATGCCAAGATTCAATTAAACGTTGTTTTAACCAGTTCAGTTGTTCAAAATCAATCGTAATATCTTGAGGAGCATTCAGTTGTTTCTGAATATCCATTTTTTGTTCTTCTAATTGTTCTATTTTTTCTAAATAATCATGAACAATTTCATCGCTTTTTCCCGGCTGACCTTGAAGGATATCTAATTCTTTCATGAATTGTTGTTTTTCCAATTCAATTGTATTAGATCGTTGCTGCAATTGCGATCGCAAATCTTCCCCCTGAAGGGTATTCGGTAAGGGTTCAGGATCATTAAAGGTATTAGAATCTAAGGCAAAAAAATCAATTCCGCCATAACGAAAGGTATAGTAACGATTAGGTAAACGGGTAAACAGTCCGGGTTGATAGCGCAGACATCGACCTGTATTCGTTTTAGCGGTATAATATTGCTCTAAATGGTGTTGAAGTTGTAAAGGATTAATTGTTACTAAATAATCTAAAAACGCTTGAGCATAAGCTTTTCCTTGAAACGAACCATGCCAACCAATATCAAAATCAAATTTAGAAAATAACAGATGACGAGGTAACCAAATCAACTGAGCTAATAAACTATAAAACCAAGGTAAATCATAATAATCATGATTACCTAAAACGGGTAAAAAAGGTAAATTAAATACCATTTGATCATAACTAATTTTTTTAGGGTTTTCACCTCCCACTAAAAATTCTCGATAGGGATGAATAAAATTATCGGGGTAATATTCACTCGAACCCACTAAATAAACAACATCTCCCGTATGAACAATAAAACGACAATTCTCCTGATTTTCTAATAACAATTCTGCAACTTTTCGTTGAGGACTTGGATTCGGTTTATAGCCTGTTCCACTATCTCCTATCACTAAAAATGAAAATTCAGTATCCTGATTTTTTCCATCATCAATGACTAAAGAGGTTTGATCAATACCTTGATTCACAATTAACGGATCTTGCCAACGAACCCGCTCTTTCATTTTATTTATTTTTGTGGCAATGGGGGGATCAAATACAAACTGCATATTATAAAATTTTCCTATTTAATATAAGTTTTAAAATCTTAGAAGGTGCGTGCGCGATGCTTACGCACCCTACTTTATTGTAACACTTAAAACCTATCTTAATTATTGGGTTAATTTTACCCACTCTACTATCCCATCTGCTAAAGTTATAGCTAATTTTTGTTGTTCTTGGGGATTAACAATCCATTCAAATTCCTCTGGATTAATCATAAATCCTAATTCCAGTAAAACCGATGGCGCAACCGTAGGACGAGTTAAGGCTAAATTATTCCAAAAGACCCCATAGGACGGACGGTTTAATGCCTTTACTAAATAGTGATGTAAAAATGCTGCTAAACTATGAGCTTGGGGGTTATACCAAAAGGTACTCACTCCTTTTGTTTTAATCGCATCTCCATTATCGGGTAAAGCATTATAATGAATAGAAATTGATAAATCCGGTTCCTGTTGATTAATCATTTTTACTCGGTCTTGGGGATACAAATCCTCATCCCCTTGGCGGGTCATAAAAACCGAAGCACCCCGTTTAATTAATTCTGCTTCTAATAGTTTAGAAACCACTAAATTAACATCTTTTTCGGGATAACCTGTTGGCCCTTTTGCTCCTAAATCATTTTGACTCCCATGACCGGGATCAATTAAAATATTTAATCCCGATAAAGGTAAATTAGATTGTAATTGCGGGGGATTTTTGAAAGATAAAACTAAGGTTGTCCCCTCATAACGCAATTTATAACCCCATTGTTGTTTTGTTTTAAAATGAAAGGTATATTGCACCGCATCTTGTGCTTTTTCTCCCAAAGGAAATAACACAGGTTGCCAATCCATACGGGAAATTAAAGCATTATCATTAAAACGAATTGTATCCGTTTGAGCCGTTGTATTATAGAGGGTTAAAGTGAAACTTTGATCTTCTTGTTTAACCGTTATTGGAACAGGTGTTTGGAGGGGAAATGACACTTCTAACCAGTCTCCAACTTGGCGAGAACTTGCACTTCTAATTAAAGAATTCGGGGGTATGGGTTCGGTGGTAATTCGGGTTTCATTTGCTTTAATCCACCCCCCATAATCAAGCCGTAAAAACTCCCCTTGTCGTCCTATAATTTGAGCACGAGTTCCTTTAGGTAAGGGGGTTAAACGAGAATTATCGGTACTAGGCCCGGTGCGTGCGGTTCCTTCCTCCACAATCACTTCAGCGATTTCAAATTGAGTGGGAGAAAGAATAGAAATTTGCCCGGTTGCATTTTGAGTCAGGGTCTGATTATTCAGGGTTAATTGATACTCAGGTTTGCCTAAATCTAATATTTTTTTATCTGCTGAAAAACTTAAATTGTTGGCAATGACACCACAACCTTGATATTTTACAGTATTGGCTTTGATAGGTTGATTCTGTCCGGTTAAAACGGCTTTGTTATCGGGTAATTCTAAGCTTTGAGATTGTGAGGATAACGGAATTGTTTGTCCGGCTAATTTAACAGAAACCGTTGCCTTTTGCGGAGCGATCGCACTAAAACAAACAAGCTCCCCTGGAAGTATAGCGATATTCTCAGAGGGAGTCAATGAATCCTTTAAAAAGCTTACCGTTTCTAAGGGAGTAGCTTCCGTTGAAATTCGAGTAATATTGAGTTTGATTTTTTGATTTTTATAGCGTAGAATGAAAGTGTTTTCCCCAAGCTGCAATCGAACAGTGGGTGCAAAGTGACCAGCAGGACTTCGGGAAATAACTTGACCATTAATTGACACTTCTCCTTCGTGTGCCGCCGTTCCAATTAAAAAAATACGGTCAGATGTTGTTTTGTAATCATCGGGTGGATAAGCAACATATAAAGGTTGTTCTGCCGATACTGAAGATGACAAAGCCAAACTGATCATAGCTGTTAATCCTAGAATCTGTTTCATGAGTGTCATTTGAATTTGTTCTCAACTTATTTTATCCGTTTAGGGAGTAGGATACTACCCTTATTTTCTCCCTCTTTTGATCAAGTTTAATTTTTATTGCCTGATGCAATAAAACTTGATCAAAAAAAGCAGCTAAGTTAGGGTATTAGGGTGCAGCCAAGAAAAATAGCCATAAGGAAGCCTACCATGAATCATGAGTTTTTTAGCTTAACTGAAGATGAGTATATTGTTAAGCTAGGGAAAGATACCTTCACAATTTCACGATTAAAAGAATTAATTGCGATTCAGTTTGAAGAGCATATTATGAATTACGGAGACTTTTTTAATTTGACATTTTCTCCAGCCAAGCATGATGCTTTTTGCTTTGATATGCGGAGTGTTCAGTTAATGTTTCCGTTTGAAGGAATGAGTGGTTATTTATTACCATTAGGCTCTAAAGATTGGATTTCAGGTCAAGTTAGAATTCAAGCGAATTTAAACTCAGATCCCGAAACTTTGAATCAAAATTTTTCCGTCGAGATTCAGTTTGCAGCCGATGAACCTCGATTAATGAATCTCTTTCATTATCCTAGTGATTTTCAGGAAGAACCTAATTCTAATCACAAAATGTCTTCCTGTCAT
The Planktothrix sp. FACHB-1365 DNA segment above includes these coding regions:
- a CDS encoding N-acetylmuramoyl-L-alanine amidase, translated to MKQILGLTAMISLALSSSVSAEQPLYVAYPPDDYKTTSDRIFLIGTAAHEGEVSINGQVISRSPAGHFAPTVRLQLGENTFILRYKNQKIKLNITRISTEATPLETVSFLKDSLTPSENIAILPGELVCFSAIAPQKATVSVKLAGQTIPLSSQSQSLELPDNKAVLTGQNQPIKANTVKYQGCGVIANNLSFSADKKILDLGKPEYQLTLNNQTLTQNATGQISILSPTQFEIAEVIVEEGTARTGPSTDNSRLTPLPKGTRAQIIGRQGEFLRLDYGGWIKANETRITTEPIPPNSLIRSASSRQVGDWLEVSFPLQTPVPITVKQEDQSFTLTLYNTTAQTDTIRFNDNALISRMDWQPVLFPLGEKAQDAVQYTFHFKTKQQWGYKLRYEGTTLVLSFKNPPQLQSNLPLSGLNILIDPGHGSQNDLGAKGPTGYPEKDVNLVVSKLLEAELIKRGASVFMTRQGDEDLYPQDRVKMINQQEPDLSISIHYNALPDNGDAIKTKGVSTFWYNPQAHSLAAFLHHYLVKALNRPSYGVFWNNLALTRPTVAPSVLLELGFMINPEEFEWIVNPQEQQKLAITLADGIVEWVKLTQ
- a CDS encoding KGK domain-containing protein, which gives rise to MNHEFFSLTEDEYIVKLGKDTFTISRLKELIAIQFEEHIMNYGDFFNLTFSPAKHDAFCFDMRSVQLMFPFEGMSGYLLPLGSKDWISGQVRIQANLNSDPETLNQNFSVEIQFAADEPRLMNLFHYPSDFQEEPNSNHKMSSCHLVHQS
- a CDS encoding metallophosphoesterase; its protein translation is MQFVFDPPIATKINKMKERVRWQDPLIVNQGIDQTSLVIDDGKNQDTEFSFLVIGDSGTGYKPNPSPQRKVAELLLENQENCRFIVHTGDVVYLVGSSEYYPDNFIHPYREFLVGGENPKKISYDQMVFNLPFLPVLGNHDYYDLPWFYSLLAQLIWLPRHLLFSKFDFDIGWHGSFQGKAYAQAFLDYLVTINPLQLQHHLEQYYTAKTNTGRCLRYQPGLFTRLPNRYYTFRYGGIDFFALDSNTFNDPEPLPNTLQGEDLRSQLQQRSNTIELEKQQFMKELDILQGQPGKSDEIVHDYLEKIEQLEEQKMDIQKQLNAPQDITIDFEQLNWLKQRLIESWHTSEVRGRVLYFHHPPYVTEATKWNQAQTIAVRNNLRYVLNEVSNTIGNLTENRPIVDLVLNGHAHCLEHLYTGNTGFADSYIHWLICGGSGYSLRRQRPEGNQLMEFFETETGVKSRSIAESLLFVGRTGLGREKRRPYSGLRIDVLAGKSPKFRVKPLITERFKGRWNTQEQNAFML